The sequence below is a genomic window from Alphaproteobacteria bacterium.
GATGGCTGCGGCATTGAAATCACTCGGCGCAAACGAATCCGCGCTGATTATCGATGGCGCAAATATTGACAAAAACTTCGCCCTTTCCGTACGCAACATCAAGCATGTTGATGTGCTGCCAGAACAAGGCGCGAATGTATATGACATTATCCGCCGCGACACCTTGGTGCTTACCAAGAACGCGGTTGAACAACTGACGGAGCGCCTGAAATGAGCAAGCAAAAAGCAGAAGCAAAGAAAGCGCCGACGGCAGCTGAATACAACACCATCATTCGCCCCATCATGAGCGAAAAGACGACCGCTGCATCGGCACACAACCAAGTTGTGTTCCAAGTGTGCACCAGCGCATCCAAGCCACAAATTCGCGGTGCAGTTGAAAGCCTGTTTAAGGTAAAGGTTGTTGCGGTGAATACCCAAATCCGCAAGGGCAAAACTAAGAATTTCAGAGGCCGTCCTGGTCTGCGTCCTGATATCAAGCTGGCTTATGTCACGCTTGCTGAAGGCCAGAGCATCGATGTTGCTACCGGTATCTAGGAGTAAGACATGGCTTTAAAGACATACAACCCAGTAACACCTAGCACCCGTCAATTGGTGCAGATTGACCGCTCCGAATTATGGAAGGGTGGTCCGGTTAAGTCATTGACTGAAGGTGTTCGCAAAACCGGTGGTCGTAATAATAAAGGCCGCATCACCACACGCCATATCGGTGGCGGTCACAAGAAGTTATACCGCAAGGTAGATTTCAAACGCTTGACACATGATATTCCCGCAACCGTTGAACGTCTGGAATACGATCCAGGTCGTACCGCGTTTATCGCGCTCATCAAATACACCAACGGCGTGCTTTCCTACATTCTTGCGCCACAACGCTTGAAGGTTGGTGACA
It includes:
- a CDS encoding 50S ribosomal protein L23, whose amino-acid sequence is MSKQKAEAKKAPTAAEYNTIIRPIMSEKTTAASAHNQVVFQVCTSASKPQIRGAVESLFKVKVVAVNTQIRKGKTKNFRGRPGLRPDIKLAYVTLAEGQSIDVATGI